A genomic window from Micromonospora ferruginea includes:
- a CDS encoding cyclic nucleotide-binding/CBS domain-containing protein: MQVREAMSSEVFVVGPEHTLRQAARMMSARGVGSAVVIDPDSEGVGIMTERDVLKAIGAGLDPDVERTGAHLTWDVVYAGPDWTVEEAAAAMARGGFRHLVVLDGREVAGVISVRDLMRVWAREHAPTRA; the protein is encoded by the coding sequence ATGCAGGTTCGGGAAGCGATGTCCAGTGAGGTTTTCGTGGTCGGCCCGGAGCACACGCTCCGCCAGGCGGCCCGGATGATGTCGGCCCGCGGTGTCGGGTCGGCGGTCGTGATCGACCCGGATTCCGAAGGGGTCGGGATCATGACCGAACGCGACGTGCTGAAGGCCATCGGCGCCGGGCTCGACCCGGACGTCGAGCGCACCGGTGCCCACCTGACCTGGGACGTCGTCTACGCCGGCCCGGACTGGACGGTGGAGGAGGCGGCCGCGGCGATGGCCCGGGGCGGGTTCCGCCACCTGGTGGTGCTCGACGGCCGGGAGGTGGCCGGGGTGATCTCGGTACGTGACCTGATGCGGGTCTGGGCGCGGGAGCACGCCCCGACCCGGGCCTGA
- a CDS encoding sugar phosphate nucleotidyltransferase: MIGMVLAAGAGRRLRPYTDTLPKALVPVDGETTILDIALRNLAEVGLTEVVIVVGYAADAVRRRQAELAEKYGVTITLVDNDKAEEWNNAYSLWLAREHFSRGVLLVNGDTVHPVSVEKTLLAERGPGILLAVDTLKPLAEEEMKTTFDAAGQLTRITKLMDPGEAYGEYIGATLIEPQVADALADALEATWRRDPNLYYEDGYQEFADRGGEVRAAPIGDVSWVEVDNHDDLARAREIACRY; encoded by the coding sequence ATGATCGGGATGGTGCTCGCCGCGGGTGCGGGGCGCCGGCTGCGGCCGTACACGGACACCCTGCCCAAGGCCCTGGTGCCGGTCGACGGGGAGACCACCATCCTCGACATCGCGCTGCGCAACCTCGCCGAGGTGGGGCTGACCGAGGTGGTGATCGTGGTCGGCTACGCCGCCGACGCGGTCCGGCGGCGGCAGGCCGAGCTGGCGGAGAAGTACGGCGTCACCATCACCCTGGTCGACAACGACAAGGCCGAGGAGTGGAACAACGCGTACTCGCTCTGGCTGGCCCGGGAGCACTTCTCCCGGGGCGTGCTGCTGGTCAACGGCGACACCGTGCACCCGGTGAGCGTCGAGAAGACGCTGCTGGCCGAGCGCGGCCCGGGCATCCTGCTGGCCGTCGACACGCTCAAGCCGCTGGCCGAGGAGGAGATGAAGACCACCTTCGACGCCGCCGGCCAGCTCACCCGGATCACCAAGCTGATGGACCCGGGCGAGGCGTACGGCGAGTACATCGGCGCGACGCTGATCGAGCCGCAGGTGGCCGACGCGCTCGCGGACGCGCTGGAGGCGACCTGGCGGCGGGACCCGAACCTCTACTACGAGGACGGCTACCAGGAGTTCGCCGACCGCGGTGGCGAGGTGCGGGCGGCGCCGATCGGCGACGTGTCCTGGGTCGAGGTCGACAACCACGACGACCTGGCCCGGGCGCGGGAGATCGCGTGCCGCTACTAG
- a CDS encoding phytanoyl-CoA dioxygenase family protein translates to MDDTTLVSRFLRDGFVKVPGAVAPRVAADCARLLWRETGCDPDDPATWTRPVHWVPGMAQGPFAAAPNSPFLHHAYDLLVGAGRWEPRYSLGTFPLRFPHEDEPDDAGWHIEGSYLPEGATWYFTNVRSRDRALLMLFLFSEVGAEDAPTRIRVGSHLDVPKVLERYGEDGASGLDLAPELVAASDHRPLALATGSPGDVFLCHPFLVHGAQPHHGTRPRFMAQPPLMPAAPYELERADGAYSPVEIAIRRGLGRDTGCG, encoded by the coding sequence ATGGACGACACGACACTGGTGTCCCGGTTCCTTCGCGACGGCTTCGTGAAGGTGCCGGGCGCCGTCGCACCGCGCGTGGCCGCGGACTGCGCGCGGCTGCTGTGGCGGGAGACGGGCTGCGACCCGGACGACCCGGCCACCTGGACGCGGCCCGTGCACTGGGTGCCCGGCATGGCGCAGGGGCCGTTCGCCGCCGCGCCCAATTCCCCGTTCCTCCATCACGCGTACGACCTGCTCGTCGGCGCGGGACGGTGGGAGCCGCGTTACTCGCTGGGCACGTTCCCGCTGCGCTTCCCGCACGAGGACGAGCCGGACGACGCGGGCTGGCACATCGAGGGCAGCTACCTGCCGGAGGGCGCGACCTGGTACTTCACGAACGTCCGCTCCCGGGACCGGGCGCTGCTGATGCTGTTCCTGTTCAGCGAGGTCGGCGCGGAGGACGCCCCGACCCGGATCCGGGTCGGCTCACACCTCGACGTGCCGAAGGTGCTGGAGAGGTACGGGGAGGACGGGGCGAGCGGGCTGGACCTCGCGCCCGAGCTGGTGGCGGCCTCCGACCACCGGCCGCTCGCCCTGGCCACCGGGTCGCCGGGCGACGTCTTCCTGTGCCATCCGTTCCTGGTGCACGGGGCACAACCGCACCACGGGACGCGACCGCGCTTCATGGCCCAGCCGCCGCTGATGCCGGCCGCGCCGTACGAGCTGGAACGGGCCGACGGCGCGTACTCGCCCGTGGAGATCGCGATTCGCCGAGGGCTCGGGCGGGACACCGGGTGCGGGTGA
- a CDS encoding CDP-alcohol phosphatidyltransferase family protein gives MPSATTLAEPRPTVADFHRVNRGGGLFSESISQWIGAAFALAAQRLGLRPTALTVANLVLGLAASATVVAFADEVAAGTVPAWVVGLVALVGWQVAYALDCADGQLARVTGQGSAAGARVDVLCDVAAQIALVAALSATAVAQRPSTPVWLVAVFAGTWMVNLVTSVMQAGPNAASMVTSTSLPVRLVKLVRDYGAVIFVAGLVLVFAPALAFWVMVAFTVVNGGFLLASIAFSARASL, from the coding sequence GTGCCCTCCGCGACCACCTTGGCTGAGCCCCGTCCCACCGTCGCCGACTTCCACCGGGTCAACCGGGGCGGCGGCCTGTTCAGCGAGTCGATCAGCCAGTGGATCGGGGCGGCGTTCGCGCTTGCCGCTCAGCGGCTGGGGCTGCGCCCGACCGCGCTGACCGTGGCCAACCTGGTGCTGGGGCTGGCCGCCTCGGCGACCGTGGTCGCGTTCGCCGACGAGGTGGCCGCCGGCACAGTCCCGGCCTGGGTGGTCGGGCTGGTCGCGCTGGTCGGCTGGCAGGTCGCGTACGCGCTGGACTGCGCCGACGGGCAGCTCGCCCGGGTGACCGGTCAGGGCAGCGCGGCCGGCGCCCGGGTCGACGTGCTCTGCGACGTGGCCGCCCAGATCGCGCTGGTGGCCGCTCTGTCCGCCACCGCCGTGGCGCAGCGCCCGTCGACGCCGGTCTGGTTGGTGGCGGTGTTCGCCGGCACCTGGATGGTCAACCTGGTGACGTCGGTGATGCAGGCCGGCCCGAACGCGGCCAGCATGGTCACCTCGACGTCCCTGCCGGTGCGCCTGGTGAAGCTGGTCCGCGACTACGGCGCGGTGATCTTCGTGGCCGGGCTGGTGCTGGTGTTCGCGCCGGCGCTGGCGTTCTGGGTGATGGTGGCGTTCACGGTGGTGAACGGCGGCTTCCTGCTCGCCAGCATCGCGTTCTCCGCCCGCGCCTCACTGTAA
- a CDS encoding iron-containing alcohol dehydrogenase family protein: MPLLARSVLTPLHIDVRRGAVADLAAILSDGRISAGGDVAVVVGPGQGEKIAELIRPSLRSADVFTVAGGTLDAADELGGKLRARSYDAVVGIGGGKTIDVAKYAATRRGLPMVTVATALANDGIASPVASLITEGLKGSYGVHIPIAVIVDLDFVEAGPERHNRAGIGDVVSNISALADWELARVVRGEPVDGLAAALSRAGAEAVLNHPGDMTDDAFVTVLADALISSGLAMAIEGTSRPCSGGCHEIMHAVDALFPGTASHGELAGLGALFCTFLRGDERRFAEMSACLARHGLPRLPAEVELTDHQFVEAVQFAPATRPDRYTILEHLAMSASETRERLADYAGALRDHLG; this comes from the coding sequence GTGCCGCTACTAGCCCGTAGCGTCCTCACCCCGCTGCACATCGACGTGCGGCGGGGCGCGGTGGCCGACCTGGCGGCGATCCTCTCCGACGGCCGGATCTCGGCCGGCGGGGACGTGGCCGTGGTGGTCGGGCCGGGGCAGGGCGAGAAGATCGCCGAGCTGATCCGGCCGTCGCTGCGGTCGGCGGACGTGTTCACCGTGGCCGGGGGCACCCTGGACGCCGCCGACGAGCTGGGTGGCAAGCTGCGCGCCCGGTCGTACGACGCGGTGGTCGGCATCGGTGGCGGCAAGACCATCGACGTGGCGAAGTACGCGGCCACCCGGCGCGGCCTGCCGATGGTGACGGTGGCGACCGCGCTCGCAAACGACGGCATCGCCTCCCCGGTGGCCAGCCTCATCACCGAGGGCCTGAAGGGTTCCTACGGGGTGCACATCCCGATCGCGGTGATCGTCGACCTGGACTTCGTGGAGGCCGGGCCGGAGCGGCACAACCGGGCCGGCATCGGTGACGTGGTCAGCAACATCAGCGCGCTGGCCGACTGGGAGCTGGCCCGCGTGGTGCGCGGCGAGCCGGTGGACGGGCTGGCCGCAGCGTTGTCGCGGGCCGGCGCGGAGGCGGTGCTCAACCATCCGGGCGACATGACCGACGACGCGTTCGTCACGGTGCTGGCCGACGCGCTGATCTCCAGCGGCCTGGCGATGGCCATCGAGGGCACCAGCCGTCCGTGCAGCGGCGGCTGCCACGAGATCATGCACGCGGTCGACGCGCTGTTCCCGGGCACCGCCTCGCACGGCGAGCTGGCCGGGCTCGGCGCGCTGTTCTGCACGTTCCTGCGCGGCGACGAGCGCCGGTTCGCCGAGATGTCCGCCTGCCTGGCCCGGCACGGGTTGCCCCGGCTGCCGGCCGAGGTGGAGCTGACCGACCACCAGTTCGTCGAGGCGGTGCAGTTCGCGCCGGCCACCCGGCCGGACCGCTACACCATCCTCGAACACCTGGCGATGTCCGCTTCCGAGACCCGGGAGCGGCTGGCAGACTACGCCGGTGCCCTCCGCGACCACCTTGGCTGA
- a CDS encoding TrmH family RNA methyltransferase has protein sequence MRVSGRNARFQQWEALLRNRAKRQRRGEFLVQGVRPIAMAVEHDWEVRELLYDAEAQMSGWARKVLDTVRAETFAVSRELMHELGGKADTVPELLAVVASRADDLSRIPAGPTMNVVVFDRPTSPGNIGTLVRSADALGASGVIVTGHAADVYDPKAVRASTGSLFALPVVRVPAYQAVLSWVADVRAAGVGIGVVGTDEHGALDVAEYDFTRPTLTLIGNETTGLSVGWRAACDQLVRIPMSGAASSLNAAAAGTVVLYESARQRRAAPVAPRQR, from the coding sequence GTGCGGGTGAGCGGCCGCAACGCCCGGTTCCAGCAGTGGGAGGCTCTGCTCCGCAACCGGGCCAAGCGGCAGCGTCGCGGCGAGTTCCTCGTGCAGGGCGTGCGCCCGATCGCGATGGCCGTCGAACACGACTGGGAGGTCCGGGAGCTGCTCTACGACGCCGAGGCCCAGATGTCCGGCTGGGCACGCAAGGTCCTGGACACCGTCCGGGCCGAGACGTTCGCCGTCTCCCGTGAACTGATGCACGAGCTGGGCGGCAAGGCGGACACCGTGCCGGAGCTGCTGGCCGTGGTCGCGTCACGGGCGGACGACCTGTCCCGCATCCCGGCCGGGCCGACCATGAACGTCGTCGTGTTCGACCGGCCCACCAGCCCGGGCAACATCGGGACGCTCGTCCGGTCCGCGGACGCCCTCGGCGCGTCCGGCGTCATCGTCACCGGCCATGCCGCCGACGTGTACGACCCGAAGGCGGTGCGGGCGAGCACCGGCTCGCTGTTCGCGCTGCCCGTGGTCCGGGTGCCCGCGTACCAGGCCGTGCTGTCCTGGGTCGCCGACGTGCGCGCCGCCGGCGTCGGCATCGGAGTCGTGGGCACCGACGAGCACGGCGCACTGGATGTCGCCGAGTACGACTTCACGCGACCCACCCTGACCCTGATCGGCAACGAGACCACCGGTCTCAGCGTCGGCTGGCGTGCGGCCTGCGACCAGCTCGTCCGGATCCCGATGTCCGGGGCCGCCAGCTCCCTGAACGCGGCGGCCGCCGGGACCGTCGTCCTCTACGAGTCGGCACGCCAGCGCCGTGCCGCCCCGGTGGCGCCTCGGCAGCGTTAA
- a CDS encoding NUDIX domain-containing protein, producing the protein MSTEPLRCAGALIVDDDGRIFVQRRSAERRLFPNCWDIAGGHVEPGEEIDDALRREVTEETGWAVSHVLGLVGEYRYTGDDGVERMETDFLVRVDGDLSRPRLEPTEHTEFRWLAERDIAVLDEHRDVNDGLLRRIVADGFAALRSIGL; encoded by the coding sequence GTGTCCACCGAGCCCCTCCGCTGCGCCGGCGCGCTGATCGTCGACGACGACGGCCGCATCTTCGTCCAGCGCCGCTCCGCCGAGCGTCGTCTCTTCCCCAACTGTTGGGACATCGCCGGCGGTCACGTCGAGCCGGGTGAGGAGATCGACGACGCGCTGCGCCGGGAGGTCACCGAGGAGACCGGCTGGGCCGTGTCGCACGTGCTCGGCCTGGTCGGCGAATACCGCTACACCGGCGACGACGGGGTGGAGCGGATGGAGACCGACTTCCTGGTCCGGGTGGACGGCGACCTGAGCCGGCCCCGGCTGGAACCCACCGAGCACACCGAGTTCCGCTGGCTGGCCGAGCGGGACATCGCCGTGCTGGACGAGCACCGGGACGTCAACGACGGTCTGCTCAGGCGGATCGTGGCGGACGGTTTCGCGGCGCTGCGGTCGATCGGGCTCTAG
- a CDS encoding malectin domain-containing carbohydrate-binding protein, whose amino-acid sequence MSAFGAAVLGIATLFTPVPALAAPAATVAPDHSTLVGEVPSDKTPNINDGNVVAIHDAGSKVIVGGSFTNAQNRGSSPTPVDRRGLLAFDKATGKIDEAFAPVLDGDVTAIIAGPTAGTVYVAGTFNKVGDKNFRKLALLNVADGTPVDGFKGPAFNGTVNDIALIDGHLLAGGIFSTVTATTNRNGLASLNPTTGAVDDYLTVALTEHHNWTSTNGGASAGVGVEKLTVSPDGKHLVVIGNFKKADGAVHDQIVRITLGTGSATVADWNTDGYSGACKYSAFDSWVRDAQFSPDGKYFVVVTTGASYPGTLCDSAARWETDATGAGQKPTWTNFSGGDTFLSVGISEKAIYVGGHFRWSNNPLARDKAGPGAVPRASIAALDPASGLPLAWNPGRHPRGYGVTEMLVTPQGLWLGSDQDYIGNFEYQRKKIAFFPLDGGSTPHSTSTKGLPGDVYQAGRAAQTEVLYRVNAGGPAIPATDGGPDWAADTDAAPSPYHNGGNSAKAYPTNATFDATVPTSTPATLFNTERWDQATAPDMQWDIPVAAGTRVNVRLYLANRYSGTATVGKRKLDVSIDGVLKLNDFDPVAAAGGTDRGTMQSFSVVSDGVVDIDFGRVLENPLIQGIEIVKTAPTPDASDVLYRVNAGGDQLAAPSGPAWAGDSLTAPSALHNAGNTVTTYTTDATVDGTVPAGTPVQLFSSERWDEAPAPDMQWDFPVPAGTPVQVRLYLANRWAGTATAGKRKFNVSIDGVQKLSSFDPIASIGATNKGTMRAFAVTSDGNVDVDFGRVLENPLVQGIEIVKLPPVPPATTVDSITKRSYDGATTVGNAMSVPNPDDTRWSTVKGAFWVGGDLFYGVGGDLYKRSFDGADFGSPKKLDPYHDEKWDTVVTGSAPEGSTYAGMTTNFAAELPNVTAMFYKSGRVYYALAGQSTLFSRQFTPDTGTVGAERTTITGTTAFADAAGLFLDGDKLYVVSRSTGNLSTMDWSDGAPTGSATVRSGPGVDDVDWRGTAVFVGP is encoded by the coding sequence GTGTCCGCCTTCGGCGCTGCCGTGCTCGGCATCGCCACCCTGTTCACCCCCGTGCCGGCACTGGCCGCGCCGGCGGCCACGGTCGCGCCCGACCACAGCACGCTGGTCGGCGAGGTGCCCTCGGACAAGACGCCGAACATCAACGACGGCAACGTCGTGGCCATCCACGACGCCGGCAGCAAGGTGATCGTGGGTGGCTCGTTCACCAACGCGCAGAACCGCGGCTCCTCGCCCACCCCGGTCGACCGCCGGGGCCTGCTCGCCTTCGACAAGGCGACCGGCAAGATCGACGAGGCGTTCGCGCCGGTGCTCGACGGTGACGTCACCGCGATCATCGCCGGCCCGACCGCGGGCACGGTCTACGTCGCCGGCACCTTCAACAAGGTCGGCGACAAGAACTTCCGCAAGCTCGCGCTGCTGAACGTCGCCGACGGCACCCCGGTCGACGGCTTCAAGGGCCCGGCGTTCAACGGCACGGTCAACGACATCGCGCTGATCGACGGCCACCTGCTGGCCGGCGGCATCTTCAGCACGGTCACCGCGACCACCAACCGCAACGGGCTCGCCTCGCTGAACCCGACCACCGGCGCGGTCGACGACTACCTGACCGTGGCGCTGACCGAGCACCACAACTGGACGTCGACCAACGGTGGCGCCTCGGCCGGCGTCGGCGTCGAGAAGCTGACCGTCTCGCCGGACGGCAAGCACCTCGTGGTGATCGGCAACTTCAAGAAGGCCGACGGCGCGGTGCACGACCAGATCGTGCGGATCACCCTGGGCACCGGCTCGGCCACCGTCGCCGACTGGAACACCGACGGCTACTCGGGCGCCTGCAAGTACAGCGCCTTCGACTCGTGGGTGCGCGACGCCCAGTTCTCCCCCGACGGCAAGTACTTCGTGGTGGTCACCACCGGTGCGTCCTACCCGGGCACGCTCTGCGACTCGGCGGCCCGCTGGGAGACCGACGCCACCGGCGCCGGCCAGAAGCCGACCTGGACCAACTTCAGCGGCGGCGACACGTTCCTCTCCGTCGGCATCAGCGAGAAGGCCATCTACGTCGGCGGCCACTTCCGCTGGTCCAACAACCCGCTCGCCCGCGACAAGGCCGGACCGGGCGCGGTGCCGCGGGCCAGCATCGCCGCCCTCGACCCGGCCAGCGGCCTGCCGCTGGCCTGGAACCCGGGCCGCCACCCGCGCGGCTACGGCGTCACCGAGATGCTGGTCACCCCGCAGGGTCTCTGGCTGGGCAGCGACCAGGACTACATCGGCAACTTCGAATACCAGCGGAAGAAGATCGCCTTCTTCCCGCTGGACGGCGGCAGCACCCCGCACTCGACCAGCACCAAGGGCCTGCCCGGCGACGTCTACCAGGCCGGCCGCGCGGCGCAGACCGAGGTCCTCTACCGGGTCAACGCGGGTGGCCCGGCCATCCCGGCGACCGACGGCGGGCCGGACTGGGCCGCCGACACCGACGCCGCGCCCAGCCCGTACCACAACGGCGGCAACAGCGCGAAGGCCTACCCGACCAACGCGACGTTCGACGCCACGGTGCCGACCAGCACCCCGGCCACCCTGTTCAACACCGAGCGGTGGGACCAGGCGACCGCGCCCGACATGCAGTGGGACATCCCGGTCGCGGCCGGCACCCGGGTGAACGTCCGGCTCTACCTGGCCAACCGCTACTCCGGCACCGCCACCGTCGGCAAGCGCAAGCTCGACGTCAGCATCGACGGCGTGCTCAAGCTGAACGACTTCGACCCGGTGGCCGCCGCCGGCGGCACCGACCGCGGCACCATGCAGTCCTTCTCCGTGGTCAGCGACGGCGTGGTCGACATCGACTTCGGCCGGGTCCTGGAGAACCCGCTGATCCAGGGCATCGAGATCGTCAAGACCGCGCCGACGCCGGACGCCTCGGACGTGCTCTACCGGGTCAACGCCGGTGGCGACCAGCTCGCCGCGCCGAGCGGCCCGGCCTGGGCGGGCGACAGCCTGACCGCGCCGAGCGCCCTACACAACGCCGGCAACACGGTGACGACGTACACCACCGACGCGACGGTCGACGGCACCGTGCCGGCCGGCACGCCGGTCCAGCTCTTCAGCAGCGAGCGGTGGGACGAGGCGCCCGCCCCGGACATGCAGTGGGACTTCCCGGTCCCGGCCGGCACGCCGGTGCAGGTGCGGCTCTACCTGGCCAACCGCTGGGCCGGCACCGCCACCGCCGGCAAGCGCAAGTTCAACGTCAGCATCGACGGCGTGCAGAAGCTGAGCAGCTTCGACCCGATCGCCTCGATCGGCGCCACCAACAAGGGCACCATGCGGGCCTTCGCGGTGACCAGCGACGGCAACGTCGACGTCGACTTCGGTCGGGTCCTGGAGAACCCGCTGGTGCAGGGCATCGAGATCGTCAAGCTGCCGCCGGTGCCGCCGGCCACCACGGTCGACAGCATCACCAAGCGGTCGTACGACGGCGCGACGACCGTCGGCAACGCGATGTCGGTGCCCAACCCGGACGACACCCGCTGGTCGACCGTCAAGGGTGCGTTCTGGGTCGGCGGTGACCTGTTCTACGGCGTCGGCGGCGACCTCTACAAGCGCTCGTTCGACGGTGCCGACTTCGGCAGCCCGAAGAAGCTCGACCCCTACCACGACGAGAAGTGGGACACGGTGGTCACCGGCTCCGCGCCGGAGGGCTCGACCTACGCGGGCATGACCACCAACTTCGCCGCCGAGCTGCCCAACGTGACCGCGATGTTCTACAAGAGCGGCCGCGTCTACTACGCGCTGGCCGGCCAGAGCACGCTGTTCTCGCGGCAGTTCACGCCGGACACCGGCACGGTCGGCGCGGAGCGGACCACGATCACCGGGACGACCGCGTTCGCCGACGCGGCCGGCCTGTTCCTGGACGGTGACAAGCTCTACGTCGTCTCCCGGAGCACCGGCAACCTGTCCACGATGGACTGGTCGGACGGCGCGCCGACCGGCTCCGCCACGGTGCGCAGCGGCCCCGGCGTCGACGACGTGGACTGGCGCGGCACCGCGGTCTTCGTCGGCCCCTGA